GTATAATTTATTTAGCCATTTTTTCTGGTGCAACAGTTCTCAGCTAAAATtccaatatttataaaagttttctaattctctttcaatatgtacatatgtacatatatatatcggATACTTAACTCCCtttctattaaattaaaatttaaacaataaatattatatgcttaaaattagtttaaattaactaaagtacaattaaattatatatctacatgcatacatacatacttagtatACTTAACAGCTAAGTAACTATTGGTTTTAATACTAAACATacgctaatatttttatttgtacattGTAATGCATTAAGGCTATAAAAATCGATAATATCACTTGGTGACTTGAATATTTTCTCATTTGGCTTTTGTTGTCCGATGCTGTAAGAATCTTTGCCATTTAACTGTCTGATGAAGAGGTGGAAGTATTGCTGCTGTGCATATACCGTTACGATATATTTTATTGACAGATCCTATAGGACAATGCATGAAGAAATGAATGGATTATTTTGATTAGCAAGTTATCTGAAAGAGATGTAGcacattataattaaatttgctgCAAAAACCTACCGCTTCTTTGAACGGTCGCACTAAACAGGCACCGTCTTCTCGAAAATTGAGAATATGCTCAGCAGATGCGCGATCTACTAGACGATAGTAGTGTTCGGTTTCAATTTTACGGCGTTCAATTTCCAGATAATTAGCGTCGATATCATCTGAAAAGGAAAagacgaaaaacaaaaacagggTAAGTAGATGGAAGCAAAACCCGCAAATTACAATAAAGCAACTTCAacaaatccaaacaaaacttTGAAGGCCTCTCATGCTATTGATGTCTACCAATAAGGATAACGTGATTTTGACAGCTCTTGACAGCCATCTTTGGTTATGGATTTGAGGTAAGGTTTGTGACCTTTGAGACAAAGCTTGAAAAGTGGTTCAGGCAACGTAATCGTATTCTACAGATTGGTTCGCcgtctcactttagctcgccttcaaacggatgttctttggctgcTTAGGACATACTTGaactaagaccggaagtcgtgagctacttgagccatatgtaaaataataatttctggtgactgaactttcctcacttccgCGAATTGCTaaacatgaccccatcctccaccagtacgtcagtaaagaagaagaagaagacccaATCAAATGGTCACATAGATCATGCGATTTATGGCCTCTAGATTGTTTTTCTAGAGATAAATCTcgagttttggtcctttgcgataccagatgtaGTTCAGTTCCTAAGTCCAAGAGAAGagacagactctgcggcctcactatcgatacttcTTCAGTGTATCATACCTCTTATAGTGTATCATATCGTGTTTATAGCGTAGttttgccaatgcgggacaagtgcacaagaggcGCTCCactgtttccctggtgccctgctctaagcatttcctgcagtcttctttATCTATCAGTCCCAATTTGCGGGCGTGTGCCGCCACCAGACAtagaccagttagtattccggtCATTTTCCTACATTGCTCCTAAAACCCTTAAAAGTATTATTAAGCCGTGTTCCTAaagtattaaagttttttttaagtttttttgtagaTGATAAAAgtgtatacaatatttatttacagataataaaattatttttcctatACATTACATCCTCATAATTTTGATATATAAAACCGGCTATGAGCAATGATAATGAAAGTATATTGAGAGTAGAACACTCGCTCCTACCACTGCCCATCGATTTTAGATATCCGCTGAGCAAAAGAATTTCTCACATTCTAGCGTACTCACCAACTATGACGTAATCGTGGTGTTGAAATGGAGAGGTTGCTTTGGCTTGCCCCTCTTCAATATCCGCCAGCGTTAATTCACGCTCCTCTCCGTCATTATCGTTTGATTTGCGCGCTTCATGCTCAGTAtgtttataaaacaaacaatgaccacaacaaaaacaacatgtaGAATGCGAACAACACATTAAACGCGCGCACAGATCACTATTATAGACGGAATCGGCAAATGCTGTCACAAATCGTGTGAACAAATTATGCAAAACAGTCCAATAGACACGTAAACACCAGCACATAGTGACAGCTGGACCGCGGTGGACACTAAATTTGATACTGGGTTCACTTGTCACTAATTATTTGCGAATGATTTCAAGTACTCTAGATATTTTTGCCGAGAACGCCACATGAATGATTGCCGATGGCACATCGCACtctttatttcattaatatgacaataattttttaattaatgactTGAACATTCACTGTACTGAGAATATTTGCATATAGTAATATCGCGAACGGAACGGCGACTCACTTGAAGCCGATCTTCGCGCCACACATCTTAAGCGAGAGCGTGTCGCAGACAAACTGCGCACCCAAAACAGACTATAAAGCGTTTGctgttttaattacaaatataaataaattaagtgaggaaaaacaacaacaaataagaataaaacatgaaattaataccagatataaaataattgtattgtttgtttacgATATCGTTgtgagaaaattatttacatacacttaTACATGCGTTTTTGCGTacagatacacacacacatgcacacaaatatATGAACTTAAACTCATTGAAGACAAAATGTAAGCGAGCTAAAAGAATATGCCAGATAGATTAAATTCCAACAGCAGTGATCAGTGCTTTATGGGCACATCCATGCTTTATGgcatgtattatatgtatgtaaatatgtctcTAAGTATGTATCTCTGAACATGTGCACACACAATTGTCCTTAAACTTGGATATGTGCAGATGCATGCCGCTGTCACAGAATTGTGGATTGTTGGCGAAGTTCTCACGTTACATTAATCCGATTGAATGTCTatatatacgcacatacatacaggcgtacatacttatataaatgtatttgtgGTCTCATATGCATTTTGTGGTGTTATAATTTTACACTAAATTAACGCAGCCGTGCAACTACTGTAACGAAAATGGATGGATATGTAAGTAAAAGGAAAGTATCCACTCGTTGTTACATTGCCTTTTCAGCGTACAACATTTATTTACACTCaatatctttatatacatatgtatgtacttacatacacatatgtataagcgtTTTTGATACTTTATTATTTGGAAAACACAAGTTTATAGCCCACAATTTTGCCCAAACGTTTTGAAAATAATCACAAATTGTCGAAAACTTTCAATTGTGTAATCGCAGATACCTGTGTATAAATTTTCgttttccttttaatttcaaattctaTATTCCAAATAACGGTTTGCCTTACAGCAGCGCCATCCGTTGTTTGTGCACGTTAACTTTGACTGAAGGGTTGCATTTGCCAATTTACTATTCGTACTGTATCAAATCCaaagaaaacagcaacaacaaatcgaAAAAACTATGTTGACAGCTGCCGAAAGGGTCGTTGCAAGGTTATTCATTCGACCAACTTCTTGCAAAGTGAGTGAAATACTCCGGCTGCTCCAGTCAATACTTCCAGTCCATTTAGCGActttatattaacaaataagtgaataacaaacaaaaattttcagtattttgcTTTGCAGTTTACTCGTTCTCTCAGCAGTtgcgataagaataaaaaacataacaaaatgtCACGTCAATTCTGCGTTGGTGGTAACTGGAAGATGAATGGCGATCAAAAATCCATCGCCGAATTGTGTAAAATTCTTTCAGCAGGCCCATTAGATCCCAACACACAAGTGTATGTTGGTGTACCAGCACCATATCTCATTTACGTACGTAGTCTATTACCTGAGACCATCAATGTGGCCGCCCAGAATTGTTACAAAGTAGAAAAGGGTGCGTTCACAGGTGAAATTTCACCCGCTATCATCAAGGATACCGGTGCCGGTTGGGTTATTCTAGGACATTCAGAGCGTCGTCAAATCTTCAAGGAGAGCGATGAACTCATTGCCGAGAAGGTTGAACATGCGTTGGCAGCTGGTTTGAAAGTAGTCGCATGCATTGGCGAAACCCTGGACGAACGTGAAGCCAATAAGACACAAGAGGTTGTCGCTAGACAAATGTGTGCGATAGCACAGAAGGTGAAGGACTGGACTAATGTTGTTGTAGCCTATGAGCCAGTGTGGGCCATTGGCACAGGCAAAACAGCCACTCCGGAACAGGTTGGTTCATGcaacaaacatttcaaaattgacttcttatataaaatacttatatatattttttgtgtgtgcgtatgtatttGCAGGCACAAGAAGTGCACGCCTACCTTCGTCAATGGTTGACTGAGAACATTTCAAAGGAAGTAGCTGCCACATTACGCATCCAATACGGTGGCTCCGTGACTGGTGCCAATGCCAAGGACTTGGCTAAAAAGCCCGACATCGATGGTTTCTTGGTGGGTGGCGCTTCTCTGAAGCCCGAATTCGTGCAAATTGTCAATGCCCGGCAGTAATTGTCTCATAAAAAAGCTGTTGAAGTACACGACTGCCTGCTAACTCAAGACATTTTAGGCATGTAATTCACATCTTAAGTACTGTTAATGGACCGTGTTGTTATGGAAGgcaaataactttttatataattttgctaAGCTTAACGCAATTTGCATGGCTAAGCTAAGTGAATGCAGAATTGCTGTTAGGAGTAAACATAATTAGAAAAGTTTTCACTTTATCATgtcagaaaagaaaaatataaaaattatgcaaatttaatCATGTATACCTAGCATACCATTGTATTATGAAGAACAAATCATCCTTctgtgtatatttattatactcgaAGAAAATGCTGGAATTTAATTTTagattattaaataaatgttgttaagagttttaaatttaaaaattggatTTGGCTTGTTTTTGCACTTGGGTAATAAAAAGCTTTgctgtatacacatacatatacatgtgtgtaggtatacatacatatatcagagCGCTACCCTGATATAAGTATACTGTGCACATTTATACATACTCATGCACATGCGTCGTATCATCACGCgataaaacatacaaatatattaagcaaaagtaatatattattatgcatgcacacatacacacatatttattttgaagattACGTGGTGTACGAAAGCGATAACAATTTGCTAATGAATATACGTactatatgtacgtatgcatgtgtgtatatgagaAAATAGGCATTATGCAATGTTCAAAGAGCAACAAATGACTACATGCATTTCTTCACGTCAACGAAGAGCAGACAAACGAATTTGCATTTCTCTgcgattttgatttaaattctgGAGATGGTAAACAAATTAAAGATGTAGTAGTTGAACGTTGGTCCCGATAAAGAGCAAAGTCCGAGTAGGCGGTGTGGAAAGCAAATTTACTTGGAAGGGACAATCCTTCTAACTCATACAATTTATTGCACGCCATTTCCTTATTCTCGATCCTATTAATTCTTCGACGATcccattattgttgttgttactgtagAATAATTGTCGAaataatattggaaaaggctgTTGAGTTTACATTCTTTAGATGTTTGTCTTCGGGAACACTTTGGAGCAGGTCCACGAAACGAACTGTTTCCCTGGGTTCGGCGACTAACAGTAGGTTTCAAGAtaggagcatactcttgtagaacatccagaggtgatctagtgactgatgcccagagcatactgaaattatggatggaacacttctccagcctgctgaatggcagtgaaagcataacatcaggagatggtgaacccgattccccaatcgaccacccagaagttcgaatagcaattacccgtctgaagaacaacaaagcggccgagctattcaataCGGCGTCGAAGAACTAATAAGAAGCATGCATTAGATTGAACCTTATATAATATGAAGTGTGACTTCAGGCcttgaaaatcaaaaactgaccagatattcaccatacaccaaatcttggaaagtaccacaccacctcttcgtcgattccaaagctctttttttcgaaaaggagcTATGTCTCAATTCGGTATCCTTGCAAaaataatacggctgtgtaaacggACGTTGAGCAATgccaaaaactccgtcaggatcgggaaggacctctccgagtccttcgataccaaatgaggtttcaaacaaggcgtctacctatcatgcgacttcttcaatctgctcctggagaaaataagaGTGTTTCGGCGTACGCCGACAGACAGTGCAGACAAACTGtttaaggaagcgaagcaaaggTGTCCggtaatgaacgagggcaagacgaaatatctaatgtcatcaaacaaatcgTCGTTACATTCGCGACTTAGCTTCCACGTCACAGTTAACAGTAACATAAGTGTCAGCattacttcgaagtcgtagatatcgacaacgtcagcctcgaaatccaacgcagaataactcttgccaacagttgctacccgtggaggacctctccgagccgttcgataccaaacgaagtttcagacaaggcgattccctatcgtgcgacttttcaacctgcttctggagaaaataattcgagctgcagaactaaatagagaaagtaccatactctataagagtgtacagctgctggcgtatgccgataatattgatatcatcggactcaacacccgcgctgttagttctgctttctccaggctagacaaggaagcacagaaaatgggtctgccagtgaacgagggcaagacgaaatatctcctgtcatcaaacaaacagtcgtcgcactcgcgacttggctctcacgtcactgttgacagagacataactttgaaattgtagataatttcgtctatttaggaaccagtattaacaccaccaacaatgtcagcctggaaatccaacgcaggattgctcttgccaacaggtgctactttggactgagtaggcaattgaaaagtatagtcctctctcgacgaacaaaagccaaactctataagtcgctcataattcccgtcctgctgtatggtgcagaggcttgggcaatgacagcaaccgatgagtcgacgttacgagttttcgagagaaaggttctgcgaaagatttattgtcctttgcACATTGGAAACGgggaataccgcagtcgatggaacatgagctgtacgagatacacGACGGCATTGGCATAGTTCGGCGGCGTCCGAACTtatgaaaacattccagctctgcgaagaggaagacctccattcagtttgaaagaccaggtggtgaaggacctggctacacttagaatctccaattggcgccaatcagcgaaaaggaagaatgactggcgcgctgttgtaaactcagctgtaaccgcgtaagcggtatctacgccaataaaggagaagaagaaggataaaataaattcattgttCGATGCAAATCGTTGAATAACAAATCAAGAGATTTCTGAGAGGTGAAATTTGTCGTACGCGACCGTTCACAAGCACATAAAACGCCGTGAATTAATTTCAAAGCTTGGTATACGGTTCCTCATGCTCTTACAGAACAAAATTTGCTGCGATTTGCTGTGATATGCTTATCAAATGATTCATTTTTGAAGCGCACTATTACTGGTGACGAAAAGTGGGTTGTTTACATGAATGTAAAGCGCAAGAAATCATGGTCTAAAAGGTATGAACCAGCTTGTTTACATGAATGTAATGCGCAAGAAATCATGGTCTAAAAGGTATGAACCAGCTCAAACCGCTTCAAATTCCGATATTCAACTAAAAACGGTTGTGTACTGTTCTGTGGGATTTTAAAGGAGTCGTTTATTTTGAGATTTTGCTCGACATTACCACGATAATTTCTGAAGTGTATTGTGTTGAGCTGAACAATTTGAGTGTTGAATCCATAGAGAAAAAATCAGAACTGATCGATAGATAATGCGAGACCATATATCATACAAGTTTGATGGCTCGGCAAAAGCTTTTGCCGCTTGAATTGGATACCCAACATATTCTCAAGATTGTCACCTTCGGACTATTACTTGTTCCACTTGTTCAATTCAGCACGTCAAAAACTGTTTTTTGCCTGCAAGCAATTAATCTCTTGGCCGTATGATGACGAAAGGTATTGGatcaaaatggaaaatatagtatatggttTCATAAAATGATTTACATAATCGTGTCAAAATTGCGCTAAAAAACGAAAGTTAAGTACTTTGTGAACGCCCCAATATCATGCGGTATCTTTGCATGGGACACTTCTGATTTCACGCAACAACTAGAAATTTTGTTCCACAATAGGTGGTGTTTGAACTCTAAGGACGCCATTCACTGGAATGGCGTCAAGGAAGGCGTTAATAGATCCACTGTGAATGACGATCTGCACTGCCATGAAGTTAGTCAAGTTAGAAATTTGATCTGTATTGCCCAGTACGTCATCATATAATAGGATTTTTCTCTTGAGGTTCTTAAGAGACGGTTCCGCTCTAAGCAGTTTCTGCAGAGATGGTTTCCCAGAAATCATCCTTGCAGTTACCTAGCAAGGAGTTTGGTGAACGAGCCATACAGTGACAGTTTAAGGTTACGCAAGTCAGAATCGGTTGAGAACGGCTATATTCGTGTCTTCTGTCGACTGAACTCGACACTCATCTCTATAAAATCACTTTGGATTTCGATTTATGGCATAGGTTTTCATAACATTggatttgttttcatttctcttaaaataattgaaaaaattacaattaagttgtgtgaaaaattatattttaaatagggatttttcgatttattaaatatattgtatacgTTTTTAGGAAAATTTGTCGAAAGTTATCGGGTATTACTTTCGAAAACCATATTCGTTGCAGCatttacgaaaacaaaaaaattaacagccAGCGtcttaaaatattgcaaaatcgATAGAGGTTATAaagaaaattccaaataaaaaaaattaaaaaaaaacaaaaggaatAGTGCAGACAGCGTTTTGGCAATCCTTAAGCTTTCAGCTACGATAACACCTACATTAATGACCGAAATTGCAGTGTGAGGCAAGAACTCTCGGCAACTCAAAGAAAGGGCGCCACACATCAAAATGGTCACAGGTTACATATTCGATATAATCGTAGTGCGTATTGACACGCCTATGCAAAGGTATGACGATCCTAATCTCTTCGCTGTCGACGTCAACTACAACAACGTTTCGCTGAGCATCACCGCCAGCCGTATCAATGTGGCCGAGTTTCGCTCCGGACGCAGTTATGAATTCGAGTCGACGCCAGATGAGCTGCGCGCCGACATGGAGGCGCGTCCACTCAAGCTAACCGTCAAATATGATAACGTCATTGTAGGCAAGTGAATGCGAAGAGGAGACTCCACTGGAGTTTTATTATTCATAAGTTATATTTTATGTCCCTAGGCTCCGGTGCGATGATTTGGCCGCCTTCGGTGCTTAATAAAGTATCCGACGCAGCTAGCGAAATTACGCATGTCGATGAGTGTGAGCTCATGTTCGACGAAGACAAAGTGGGTACTGTTGAGGTGATCGTGCGCTTGCAATGTAAATGTCAAGAAAATTGGTAAATCGTGGCGAACGATTCTTTCATCCATTATATATAATTGATTTATATTTGTACCCTAGTGATGACTTCATGGCCGATCGCGATGATATTCGTCACCACTTGGACAAGGTAATCAACCCGCATGATATTCTCTTTGTAGTTGGCGATACTGCCAAAGAAGACGAATGTACTGGTCTCCTGCCCGATACAAATCACACCTGTGATGGCGATCGTTACACGACAGCGCTCGACTTGTCACGCTATCGTGCGATCAACGGACGACTGGTGCCGACGCCCGATGTGCTAAATACCTGCGGTAATACGGAGTGCTGCGAGTTGAAGGTTTGTGCCTTTGAAATAGCGACTTTCGGTTGTGTAAAGTAATATTGGGGGCTTATGTACCTTTATAGAAAATGTCCAACACATATCAGAAACTGATCGAATCCATAGCGGCGGCGAACGATAAACGCTCGTGCCGTGCAAGCACCCACATACGTGAATGCCCACACGACAATAAATATTCCTCGAGTAGTACTAGGGATAGTTCAGGTGAACGAATAATGGTTAGTTGTGGGTTTTAGTGATATTTTCTTGCTGTACAGATTGCAGATTTCCATGCTCTTGCTTCGCCAATCAACACTCGGAGAATGGCGCATTTGCGGGCGAAAAACTCATTAATATTTGTCCACAAGCAGCGCCGAATACTAACCAGACGGTGATGCACACACCGAGGTAAAACACGTTTATTTCGATTATTATTGGAACTGCTAGGAGACTTCATAATTTTCCAGGCTTTGTCCAGTTTGCAAAGAGAATATCTCTTGGCTACCGAAACTTGCCTGCTGTCCTAAATGTGGCTACAAGCCCGTACCATATGTGGAAGAGAAGCCATACAATGAGAAAATGACTGCCGATCAAATACTACAAGAGTACTTGGACAAACAATCGAGTGGCACTGATCAGAAGTTAAGCGACTGCTGTCGTCATGATGCTGGCGAAATGCCATCAACCGCGGAGAAGAAAGAATGTCGCTGCACTTGTAAAAATGGCAAGACTTGCGCCCATTGCCGCATACGTAAGCTGTGTGAAGATATCTTCCAGCCACCGCGACCGCCAGAAGAACCAGAACCGGATTGTGGCAAGTGTGAATCGGATGAAATGTTCAATGTATGCAAGACCAGCAGTAAAGACTGTCGTCCTTATCTGGCACGCGTATTCTCGGAGCTAAGAGATTTATATGATATAAAGAAGGCACAGTATAAACCCTTCAAACAAGATGAACGTTGCGAAAAAGAGTTGCAGGGCTCAGGT
The sequence above is drawn from the Bactrocera tryoni isolate S06 chromosome 1, CSIRO_BtryS06_freeze2, whole genome shotgun sequence genome and encodes:
- the LOC120782658 gene encoding uncharacterized protein LOC120782658 gives rise to the protein MCWCLRVYWTVLHNLFTRFVTAFADSVYNSDLCARLMCCSHSTCCFCCGHCLFYKHTEHEARKSNDNDGEERELTLADIEEGQAKATSPFQHHDYVIVDDIDANYLEIERRKIETEHYYRLVDRASAEHILNFREDGACLVRPFKEADLSIKYIVTVYAQQQYFHLFIRQLNGKDSYSIGQQKPNEKIFKSPSDIIDFYSLNALQCTNKNISVCLVLKPIVT
- the LOC120769116 gene encoding triosephosphate isomerase; translation: MLTAAERVVARLFIRPTSCKYFALQFTRSLSSCDKNKKHNKMSRQFCVGGNWKMNGDQKSIAELCKILSAGPLDPNTQVYVGVPAPYLIYVRSLLPETINVAAQNCYKVEKGAFTGEISPAIIKDTGAGWVILGHSERRQIFKESDELIAEKVEHALAAGLKVVACIGETLDEREANKTQEVVARQMCAIAQKVKDWTNVVVAYEPVWAIGTGKTATPEQAQEVHAYLRQWLTENISKEVAATLRIQYGGSVTGANAKDLAKKPDIDGFLVGGASLKPEFVQIVNARQ